CGCTGTAACTTGGCCGTAAGTGGACTGGTACCGTTCGACGACCTCTCGAAACAAACCCTCTTTTGAACCGAACGCCGCATAGAAGCTGGCGGAGGAAAGGTTTCCCATACTCGTCTTGAGCTGCGCAAGCGACGTTGGTTCGTACCCATGTTCCCAAAACAACGCTAATGCGGCGTCGAGTGCCTTGTCTCTATCGAATTCTCTCGGACGTCCTGTTCGAACCATCAAAGTCTCCTTGTCTTTTTATAGACTATTCGATCCATAAGTTGTTGCCAAGGGATAGATGTTTGCGATATATGGATCGATCGATCCATATATATAAAGAGGTTCCCAATGGCCGCGAAGGCTACAACCGAAACTGAACGATTGCCGGTCGCGGCCCTGCTGGCCCTTGCTATGACAGGCTTTGTTTGTATCGTCACAGAGGCTTTACCCGCCGGCCTTTTGCCTCAGATCAGTGAGGGCCTGGGTGTATCGGAGTCGCTTGCGGGGCAGACCATAACAGCCTATGCCATCGGCTCTCTGGTCGCTGCTATTCCGCTAACGATAGCTACGAGTGGCTGGCGCCGACGCAACGTTCTCCTCCTGACAATCATCGGCTTTCTGATCTTCAACACCATCACAGCGCTCTCAACGAATTATTGCCTGACAATGGTGGCACGGTTCTTTGCCGGCGTTGCCGCAGGTTTGGCGTGGAGCCTGCTTGCAGGCTATGCGCGTCGCATGGTCTCGCCAGACCGTCAAGGCAAGGCCATGGCGATTGCGATGGTGGGAGTTCCTGTTGCACTTTCGTTAGGTGTGCCGCTTGGAACATGGCTCGGAACACTCACCGACTGGCGCACCGCTTTCGCAATCATGTCACTCCTGACGCTCATACTAATCGTCTGGGTTGTCGCTAAGGTCCCTGACTATCCTGGTCAGTTACGAGGCGAAGGGCTCTCGCTTGCAAGTGTATTCACCACAACTGGGGTCCGTCCGGTGTTGAGCGTTGTCATCGCATGGATGCTCGCTCACAACATTCTCTATACGTACGTGGCACCCTTCGTCGTGCAAGCGGGACTGTCAGATCGCGTTGACCTTGTACTGCTTGCATTCGGCGTGGCTGCATTAATGGGTATCTGGATTGCTGGCAAACTCGTAGACCGCTATCTGCGAAAGGCGGTCCTCACGAGCCTGCTCGCCTTTGCTGCTACATCAATCGCATTCGGAGTATGGGTAGATTCTCCAGTGGTTCTTTTCATAGGTGTCGTGATATGGGGCGTCACTTTTGGAGGGGCCGCGACACTCCTTCAAACTGCGTTGGCTGACACCGCCGGTGACGGAGCGGACGTAGCATTGTCAATGAATGTTGTTGCTTGGAACGGAGCGATCGCAGGAGGCGGAGTGATCGGCGGCCTGCTTCTCGATACATGGGGTGCTTCGTCGCTTCCATGGGCACTGACCGCATTCCTGACTGTCGGATTTTTCACCGCATGGTCAGCCAAGTATCGCGGCTTCACACCGGGCCCTCGGCTCTCGACTGGGCAGGTCATCGGCCACTGACACAAAGGAGCCACCGACCCTCGGCGCGCTATAGCGCCGTCGGCGTACTCGCCTTACAGCTGATAAACTTCTTTTTAAGAGCCAGGATTGAGATCTCCGCTTCTACCACGGGGCGGTGGTGTAATTTGGTTCAATGCGAATGCTGTATCGCTTTTTGTGAAACGCAGCGCCTGTTTCTAGGAGGGGACCAAGTCTTTGGCGAGTTCACTCAACACGCCTCTGAGCCACCTGTGTGCGGGATCGTGGCGATATCTCACATGCCAGGCCATTTCGACCGGGAATGTTCCGAGATCGACAGGCGCTTCAATGATCTTCAGACGAGGGTCACGCTCGAGGCTGCGGCAGATCAGCCGTGGAAGCGTAGCACAGTAGTCGGTCACAGCGACCATCTCGGGAACTGCGAGGAAATGCGTCACGGAAACGGCGACCTCACGTTTGAGGTTTTGTTGCCCGAGGGCTTGGAAAACACCAGCCTTAATGCGACCCGGCGGAAGGACGTTAACGTGCTTAAAGCTCTCATAGCGTTCTCGGGTTAGTCTATCACCAACGTCCGGATGGTCACGGCGCACAATGCAGGCAAGCCCATCGTCCATCAGATGCTGGACGACGAGGTTGTCCGGCGGCTCGATGACCCGTCCCAGCACCATGGCGGTCGTCCCTGAGATGACGCCGGTCTCGGCCAGATCGTTGCCGTATGGGGTCATGCGAAGCTTGATCCCTGGAGCATGTTCCCGCAGCCTCGCTACAAGCGCCGGCATCAGGACCAATTCTACGTAACTGTTCGGCGCGATCAGGAACAACCGCTCCGCACTTGCCGGATCGAAACCCTGCTGATGGACGACAAGATTGTCGATCTGTGCCAGGGCTGCCTCGAGGGTTGGCACGATCTCTTCGGCAAGCTGTGTTGGCCTTATTCCGTACCGTTCCCGGATAAACAGTGGATCTTTCAGCATGTCACGCAGCCGGTTGAGCGAATTCGACAGCGCGGGCTGTGTGATGCCGAGACGGCTGGCGGCACGCGTAACGCTTCGCTCTTCCATGAGGGCCAGGAACACGGGGAGAAGGTTCAGATCGTATTTCATCTAGATATAATGCCGTGTGAATATCTAAAATCCAATAAGTAAATTTCTAAAATATCTCTGCAGATGACATGATCACTTCATCGAAAGGCCAGCAGCGCTGATCGACAAGGCAGGCCGATTTGGCCGCGACCATCAAAGGATAAGACGATGAAAGTTCTCATGGTACTGACTTCGCACGACACGCTCGGCGACACCGGACGCAAGACCGGTTTCTGGCTTGAGGAGTTGGCCGCTCCCTATTACGTCTTCAAGGATGCTGGCGCCGAGATCACGCTCGCCTCGCCAAAAGGCGGCCAGCCACCGCTTGATCCGAAGAGTGACGAGCCGATGTTTCAGACGGAACTGACAGCCCGCTTCAAGGCAGACGTTGATGCGAACGCGCAGCTCGCCCATACGGTGCGCCTCGACAGCGTCGACCAGAAGGACTTCGACACGGTTTTCTATCCAGGCGGTCACGGCCCGATGTGGGATCTGGCTGAAGACACGAATTCCATCGCGTTAATCGAATCCTTCATCACTGCCGGCAAGACCATAGCTCTGGTTTGCCATGCTCCTGGTGTACTGCGCCATGTCAAGAATGCCGATGGTTCGCCGTTCGCTCAGGGACGCTACCTCACAGGTTTCACCAACACTGAAGAAGAAGGCGTTGGTCTGACCAAGGTGGTCCCTTTCCTGGTCGAGGACGTACTCATCGCCCAAGGTGCGGTGTTTTCCAAGGTGAAGGACTGGGGCGTCCACACAGTCGTGGATGGCCAACTCATCACCGGGCAGAACCCTGGGTCTTCCGGTGAGGCTGCCGAAGCACTACTCACCGCCTTGAGCCAGACGCGGATCAGGGCATCGTAATCATTCAGCATTGTGGACGGCCGCCAACAAACGGCGGTCGCCACCGAAAATGTATAGTGAAATGACCTGCCTAAAACAAACGCTTTCGGCTTCACATCACCGACAGATGATTGAAACATCAATATCCAAAGGCAACGCGTTGAATGTTCCATGCTCGACCGCAGTCATCGGCACTGACGGGTTACTGCTTTCCTTCGAGCGTCGGGACGATGCGATATCCGGATCGGTTGAACTGGCAATCAAAAAGGCCTTCGCCGCGCAGATTTCCGTGCAGCAGCGGAAAACGTCCTTCCCGGACGGTGGTGATGTGAGTTCGCGGCGTCGCTTATACCGATGATCCGTCATCAGGATGCAGCATAGATTGGATCACTTCATCTACAGGTACCCATCATGGGAGGGCTGAGTGCCGATCCGGGAGAGAAGCGCGGGTCGCGAAAAGACATGAAATGCTACACGAGCAGGATAGGATAGGGACTGCGCCCTTTGTTAAGAGGCGCGCTCGGCTGGAAAGCGTCAGAAGCGGTCGTTGCGTGAAACCGCGTTTCTGCTTACCATGCGCGATGGTTCGAGCATCGAGAGGGGAGCCACGATTACCGGGATCAGATTAGCCGCCTTCGAACTCCTGCGATCTCGTGAGGAGATTATAGCTGGTCGCGATACTATGCTTCAATGGTATCTGCCTTTCGGTCAGGCGAATCTGGCCAGGCATCTGATGGAGCTGCGAAATACCCATCCAACATAAAGAAGGATGGACTTCGCATGGTTTCACGCCATTCCACCATTCTGCCGAAGATGTCGAGTTGAAGATTTCAAATCTGCTTTCGGGCGAAACTGGCGTCTGGCTTCAGATGGTTTCGAAGAAGCAGCCAAACGGATTGATGAAGCCATCAAAGATCTGGAAAAGACGAAAGAGGCACTTCACAAGTCAGCTAATAATCTTCGACTCGTATATGACAAGGCTGAGGATCTGACGGTCAAGTGCCTCACGCGTGGTAATCCGACAATGGCTGCGAAATTTAACGAGCTTAAGCCCGGAACCTCTGATGCGGATTGATGCGTGAGGCAGCCCCAAAGCTTTAAACTCGACAGGCACTGACAATTTTGCTTTGATCCGGTTGGGGATTGGGGAATTGTCAGTGTCGAAAACTAAAAACTGGATCATTGGCGCTGCAGCCATTTTTATCATTGTGAAGGTGTTTGGCGACGACACGCCAAGGCCGGCGTCGCCGCCTGTTCCTGTTTCTCCTTCCAGTGAATCACAAAAGCCCGTGGCTTCACAACAACAGGAAGCGGCTTTTGGCTTTTTGCAGACAACATCCCATCGAAACTCAGATGAGCGAGCAAAGGCGACCAATCAAAATCCTTTTGTTGGGACGTGGCTTTATGCGATTAGCCGTGTGAACATGCGGGTTGAGCCATCGACTTCGGCTCAGATTATTACGACAATGAGCCGGGGTGCGACTGTGAAGGTTCTGAATTACAGAAGCGGCTGGTTCAGTGTCTCCTACGCCAATCATGTGGGCTGGGTTTCAGAAAAATACTTATCTCAGAAGCAACTTGCCACCGAAACAAGAACCGCGCGCGCTCCAATGACCAATGCGCCAACGCCACCGGCGCGCGGTGTTCTCGTAAGGCGGTCCGGGCAACCTGTCCGCTCTGCTTATGTTGGGACCTGTGACTGCCCGTATGATCTGATGCGTAATGGTCGTCTGTGTGGTGGACGAAGCGCGTATAGTCGTCCTGGTGGCCGCAGTCCGATTTGTTATCATTAAAAGACAGACGTAAGTGAGGGATGGGAAGGACGAATGGCCAACACCCCACACAGCTTCCGTGAAGCACTGAAGTTTAGATTATACTGAAGTGGACGAGTTCAGCATGCATTGGTTCTATACAATCGAGAGCATAATTTCTGCCACGCTGCTGATGCTTGTCATTGCTGTTTGGGTAATGCCAAGACGATGATACTGGTATTGTTATGCATGGCTGGCGCAAGTGACGTTCGATCCGCAGGAAGCTTTGTGCCATCCAGCCTTTCGTTGATTTACCTTCCAACGAAATTAGATTTAGCAGCAAATGGATCATTTCTCACTAAGCGCATAGAAACTCTCAGAAACCCTGGAACGCGATATTGCATTTGATCTAAACTACAGCGCGCCCGTTCAGTTTGCCGATTTGACTGTCGGAGTGAAGAATTACGAAGAATTCAGGCTGATAGATAAATTCCGACAATATGCAGCATACTTCAAGGCGAGGGACTAAACTGCTGGTGGCGTGAGAAGTCTCCGAGAATCTTGACTGACACTCAAGCCTCGAACGCTCTCGATTTTTATGTGGAAATTACAAATACGAGTGATTGCGAGAAGCGCATCAATACGAGCTTGTCTTGACGAACCGTGATGGTTCATAGATAATCTAAGTGAACCAAGGAGAGTTGCATCATGACTGCTGCGTTCACAGTTCGTGTTCAGGATGACATCGTCAGAAAACTTGATAAAATTGCTGCGCTGTCTGATAGATCACGTGCATATCTGGCTGCACAAGCCATTGAAGACTATGTGGCTCGGGAAGAGTGGCAATTGGCGGAGATTCATGCAGGGCTGGCTGAAGCTGATCGCCAAGAATTCGCCACTGCGGAAGAGCTAGGCAACGTAATAGAAAAGTACGTAAAAACCGGCCGCAGCGCATGAGTGCTTCGACGTTACGCTGGACGCGCCGCGCCATTCGTCGACTCGACCAGATAGGTAACTATGTCGCAAAAGACAATCCCGATGCTGCTGCTCAAATTGTAACGCGGATTGTGTTGGCCGTCGATAATATAGCAAGTTATCCTTCAATGGGACGGGTGGGGCGTATAAAAGGCACTCGCGAATATCCATTGGGAGACATTCCGTATATTATCGTATACCGGCTACAGTCCGGGGTAGTGGAAATTATTACTGTTTTCCATGGCGCTCAGAAATGGCCATTGCAGTTGGACTAATACGTAAAGAACATGCATTGCACTGAAGCGCTGTGCAGGCCGCTAAGGATACTATTAAGGTTGTCGGCGGGAATTGATGCATAGTGACTTATTCGGTCACGGCCGATCTTAATAGATCTCGGGATGCGAGGATGTCTTGGCGCGCATAGCTTAATGCCTATCCTCATTTTCTTGACTGGCAATCTGCAAACTCGGCCCGGTATACTGCTGGAAACAAGACACGCATGTCCTCGACTTCGAATCAAAAGCAAAAGCAAAAGCAACCCTACAAATTTGTCCCGTTAACTATCGAGGCTTGAAATTCGTGCGCACCCAAGGGTCTGATCAGATCTTGCGTTCCTTGTGGGCTGTCTGACATGGGGTGGTTAGCTGCCATTAGTATTCCTGGATGAGAACGACGGCAATGCTGGCAAAGCGGTCATTGCCTCAAAGACAGAATGCCGGCTCCCACGATAAGGGTTATACCGAGCGTCGAGGTTACATCTGGCACCTCGGCAAAGAAAATCATTCCCCAGATTACGGCGAACCCCACATACGCAAAATCGAAAGTTCCGATCACGGATGGCGGTCCATTCTGATAGGCGACAGCTGCCCCGATGCTGCCGATAAGTAGAGCTGCTGTCAGTAGTCCAATCGAAATCCATTCGGCCTGCCCCATCGCAGCCCACGGTGCCAACAAAAAGCCATGCCGCGCGGCATCTGGCAGTAGATTGCCCCCCCCCGGCGGCTAGTGCGCCGACTATAACAAAGCAAATATTCAGCGCGAGCGCCAGGACAATAGGGTGCTGTTTCCGACATCTGGTGCGCGTGAGGATCATGGCTCCGGCGTAAAGCATGGCAGCCACAATCGGGAGGATTGTATATTCGTTGAAATCCCCCGCACTGGGCCGAAAGATCAGCAGGACACCCAGAAACCCCGCAAACACGGCAATCCAGCCAAGCCCGGAAATTCGTTCGCCAATAAAAATGGCTGAGAACAGTGTTATGAAGATGGGAAGCGTGTAGTAGGATGCTGCTGCGACCGAAAGTGTCAGCCTCGGAAGCGCAAGATAATAGCAGATCCACATTCCAACCAGCATCAGGCTACGCAGTAACACCCAACCGAGAACATCCTGGAACTGAAGCCTTTCAGGCGATGTGGCAATGAGGAGCAGAAGCAGGACTGGAATCGCGAGCAGCGAACGGATCACGAAAATCTGCCAGATGACAAAGCTGCCGCTTGTTATTTTAATCAGCGCATCGCCTAAAGAAAGCGCAAGCACGGTCAGGATGATCACGCTGACCGCCAGGCAAATGTGATCGGCGGGTTCGCCCCGCGAGCTGGCTTTCGACATGACGGACACCCTCTGACAGATTCGTATGGAACCTTAGGAGAACATCTTGGGGTAAGCAATAAACGGAATCTCGAAGCAGTCATTTCGGCGCTGGGAGTGAGCGACCGACATGGGGTCGGAAGCGGTCGTTAAAGTCGCGTAGGATTTACGATTGGCCGCGCTCATCAGCCGTTCAAAGTATACTGATCGGAGATTAGTCCCGCGGTTGCTGCACACTATGTCACGCATTCCTGACTCTACGTCACAATTTTTCCGGACAGCGCATATAACGGATCAGTTCATGCCACCAAATCTACCCCTTTCTCAGATCCGCCAGTTCATGCCCGCTTAAAAGGAACCGATGTTTCTGACCGGTAATCAGCACACCGGGCAGAAACGAGGGAAAGTGGGGCGTAACATTCCAAGGCAAAAAACGCCGCAGCTTGGCGCTCACAGAAATCTTCTATAGACTGTGTAATTCATATGCATTACAATCAAGCTTTAACTTGGAGAAACTTTTGGCTTCTAACGCACTCGTTCAAACCCGCATTGATGCCGAAGTTAGAGATCGTGCCGCCGCGGTGCTTGAAAGTATGGGTCTTACGGTGTCGGACGTAGTTCGTATCTTACTCACCCGGACCGCGAACGAAGGGGCATTACCGCTCGAACTTATATCAGGCAGCGAAGCGCACGATGCTTGGTTTCGCAGCAAAGTTCTTGAAGCGCTTAACGACACGCGACCCGACATCTCGGATGATGAAGTCACGGTTCATTTCGAAAAACGACGCGCAGCAGCGCGCCTTAAAGCAGTGGCGCTCAAGTCGTGAAGCTCACCTGGTCCGCATTGCGTTATCAGATCGAAACGCTATCTTCACATTTATTGAGGCGGATAACCCCTCATCTGCAATCATGGTCGACGAACGGATAGTCGCGTCTGCTCGTCGCCTAATTGATTTTCTGACGAGTGGTCGGGTTGGCAGAATTGCTGGGACGCGGGAACTGGTGATAAACGG
This genomic stretch from Ochrobactrum sp. BTU1 harbors:
- a CDS encoding LysR family transcriptional regulator encodes the protein MKYDLNLLPVFLALMEERSVTRAASRLGITQPALSNSLNRLRDMLKDPLFIRERYGIRPTQLAEEIVPTLEAALAQIDNLVVHQQGFDPASAERLFLIAPNSYVELVLMPALVARLREHAPGIKLRMTPYGNDLAETGVISGTTAMVLGRVIEPPDNLVVQHLMDDGLACIVRRDHPDVGDRLTRERYESFKHVNVLPPGRIKAGVFQALGQQNLKREVAVSVTHFLAVPEMVAVTDYCATLPRLICRSLERDPRLKIIEAPVDLGTFPVEMAWHVRYRHDPAHRWLRGVLSELAKDLVPS
- a CDS encoding type II toxin-antitoxin system RelB/DinJ family antitoxin gives rise to the protein MASNALVQTRIDAEVRDRAAAVLESMGLTVSDVVRILLTRTANEGALPLELISGSEAHDAWFRSKVLEALNDTRPDISDDEVTVHFEKRRAAARLKAVALKS
- a CDS encoding MFS transporter; its protein translation is MAAKATTETERLPVAALLALAMTGFVCIVTEALPAGLLPQISEGLGVSESLAGQTITAYAIGSLVAAIPLTIATSGWRRRNVLLLTIIGFLIFNTITALSTNYCLTMVARFFAGVAAGLAWSLLAGYARRMVSPDRQGKAMAIAMVGVPVALSLGVPLGTWLGTLTDWRTAFAIMSLLTLILIVWVVAKVPDYPGQLRGEGLSLASVFTTTGVRPVLSVVIAWMLAHNILYTYVAPFVVQAGLSDRVDLVLLAFGVAALMGIWIAGKLVDRYLRKAVLTSLLAFAATSIAFGVWVDSPVVLFIGVVIWGVTFGGAATLLQTALADTAGDGADVALSMNVVAWNGAIAGGGVIGGLLLDTWGASSLPWALTAFLTVGFFTAWSAKYRGFTPGPRLSTGQVIGH
- a CDS encoding heme-binding protein, which codes for MTCLKQTLSASHHRQMIETSISKGNALNVPCSTAVIGTDGLLLSFERRDDAISGSVELAIKKAFAAQISVQQRKTSFPDGGDVSSRRRLYR
- a CDS encoding SH3 domain-containing protein, which translates into the protein MRVEPSTSAQIITTMSRGATVKVLNYRSGWFSVSYANHVGWVSEKYLSQKQLATETRTARAPMTNAPTPPARGVLVRRSGQPVRSAYVGTCDCPYDLMRNGRLCGGRSAYSRPGGRSPICYH
- a CDS encoding CopG family ribbon-helix-helix protein, with the protein product MTAAFTVRVQDDIVRKLDKIAALSDRSRAYLAAQAIEDYVAREEWQLAEIHAGLAEADRQEFATAEELGNVIEKYVKTGRSA
- a CDS encoding type 1 glutamine amidotransferase domain-containing protein, with protein sequence MKVLMVLTSHDTLGDTGRKTGFWLEELAAPYYVFKDAGAEITLASPKGGQPPLDPKSDEPMFQTELTARFKADVDANAQLAHTVRLDSVDQKDFDTVFYPGGHGPMWDLAEDTNSIALIESFITAGKTIALVCHAPGVLRHVKNADGSPFAQGRYLTGFTNTEEEGVGLTKVVPFLVEDVLIAQGAVFSKVKDWGVHTVVDGQLITGQNPGSSGEAAEALLTALSQTRIRAS
- a CDS encoding type II toxin-antitoxin system RelE/ParE family toxin, with protein sequence MSASTLRWTRRAIRRLDQIGNYVAKDNPDAAAQIVTRIVLAVDNIASYPSMGRVGRIKGTREYPLGDIPYIIVYRLQSGVVEIITVFHGAQKWPLQLD
- a CDS encoding type II toxin-antitoxin system RelE/ParE family toxin, which gives rise to MKSRFISKNDAQQRALKQWRSSREAHLVRIALSDRNAIFTFIEADNPSSAIMVDERIVASARRLIDFLTSGRVGRIAGTRELVINGTPYVAAYAVTQSAVRILRVLHGAREWPDIISTS